One genomic region from Esox lucius isolate fEsoLuc1 chromosome 24, fEsoLuc1.pri, whole genome shotgun sequence encodes:
- the LOC114830307 gene encoding tapasin-related protein-like, whose translation MNIFAILCFILHTGVQGFLQEQWLPCRLWDVHVWKKNDGQTESKYVQKDVVLQFASSGDSALYPDSITFLVGASKVDMRKYVEGPVDQLRCEIHRYSKGMSRVRWPSLGGTEHDIWFTCTLRHIAGLFNITSYLRVTPATTMSPHQPDFHSWVTLAGKDKLRASAVMVLMTRSPSVWVGLQEKETLHCEFAVDHKVPDLTVEWHLDPFRGRRTRLFRYSRRSGQTEGSGVAVNGIARGTASLTVPLTGRSSEGTYWCSVQVPPLNGSLAIGLHIMVPPSVSMTIEQSLIPRVVCKADRYYPLDVDIELFKETGSGELPKKLGNVSHYKHTEHSEGTFSLSAFVRLRPSPLESECGIYSCRVKHVSLPGLYIHKSKTDPGCWTWIHLTSPGLICLFAVIIIFTAVARRCY comes from the exons atgaacattttcGCCATcctctgttttattttacatacag GTGTGCAGGGATTCCTACAGGAGCAATGGTTGCCCTGTCGATTGTGGGATGTGCATGTATGGAAAAAAAACGATGGACAAACAGAAAGTAAATACGTTCAAAAAGACGTTGTGTTGCAGTTTGCCAGCTCTGGGGACAGCGCCCTCTACCCTGACTCAATCACTTTCCTTGTTGGAG CGTCTAAGGTCGACATGAGGAAGTATGTGGAAGGTCCGGTGGATCAGCTGAGGTGTGAAATCCACAGATACAGCAAAGGGATGAGCCGTGTTCGCTGGCCCAGCCTGGGAGGGACGGAGCATGACATCTGGTTCACCTGTACACTGCGTCACATCGCGGGCCTCTTTAACATCACCTCCTACCTCAGAGTCACTCCAGCCACCACCATGTCTCCCCACCAGCCAGACTTCCACAGCTGGGTCACACTGGCGGGCAAAGACAAGCTAAGAGCCTCAG CTGTGATGGTGCTCATGACCCGCTCTCCATCCGTGTGGGTGGGCCTGCAGGAGAAGGAGACCCTGCACTGTGAGTTTGCCGTGGACCACAAGGTGCCTGACCTTACAGTGGAGTGGCATCTAGACCCATTCCGCGGGCGCCGGACCAGGCTATTCCGCTACTCCAGACGCTCTGGCCAGACTGAGGGCAGTGGGGTGGCAGTGAATGGCATTGCCAGGGGGACCGCCTCGCTGACTGTGCCCCTCACTGGGAGGAGCAGTGAAGGGACGTACTGGTGTTCGGTCCAAGTACCCCCACTCAATGGGAGTTTGGCCATTGGTTTGCACATCATGG TGCCTCCCAGTGTTTCCATGACCATAGAGCAGAGCCTGATCCCCAGGGTGGTGTGTAAGGCCGACCGCTATTATCCCCTGGACGTGGATATTGAACTTTTCAAGGAGACCGGTAGTGGTGAACTCCCTAAGAAACTGGGGAACGTCAGTCACTACAAACACACTGAGCACAGCGAAGGCACCTTTTCTCTGTCAGCCTTTGTCCGGCTGCGGCCCTCCCCTCTTGAGTCGGAGTGTGGAATATATTCCTGTAGAGTCAAACATGTCtccctgccaggcctgtacaTCCACAAGAGCAAAACGGACCCAG GGTGTTGGACTTGGATTCACCTGACTTCACCTGGATTGATATGTCTTTTTGCTGTGATCATCATTTTCACAG CTGTAGCAAGACGCTGTTATTGA
- the trmt10a gene encoding tRNA methyltransferase 10 homolog A: MSSDTVKDLKPWQERNDVASENKDGQNGADNGHIETLSKNQRKKLMRHQKWEEERTLRKQRRKEKRLKRSLERKAQGEEGGELVPSRKRLRKEVKPSSPLRLVIDCSFDSLMMFKDVRKLHKQIQRCYAVNRRALHPVQFYLTSLGGQLKQNMDKTDEGWVNWKEIMVRTEAYHEVMGKEELVYLTSDSPNVLAELDETKAYVIGGLVDHNHHKGITFERAKELGIDHAQLPLNSFVKMNSRKVLAVNHVFEIMLKYLEKRDWQEAFFTVLPLRKGAIPLGQEGTATEDKDGGGEEDSDSDSDTETVTQDTPKTQRPKEREWGAQDTLQSEEAP; this comes from the exons ATGTCCAGCGACACTGTCAAAGATTTAAAACCGTGGCAGGAGAGGAATGATGTTGCCTCTGAGAACAAGGATGGACAGAACGGTGCTGATAACGGACATATAGAAACTCTCTCAAAAAACCAGAGGAAGAAGCTTATGAGGCATCAGAaatgggaggaggagagaaccCTTCGGAA GCAGAGGCGGAAGGAGAAGAGGCTGAAGAGGAGCCTGGAGAGGAAGGCCCAGGGCGAGGAGGGAGGGGAGCTTGTGCCGAGCCGGAAGCGCCTGAGGAAAGAGGTGAAGCCCAGCAGCCCCCTGAGACTGGTGATAGACTGCAGCTTTGACAGCCTCATGATGTTTAAG GATGTGCGGAAGCTCCATAAGCAAATCCAGAGGTGCTACGCAGTGAACCGGCGAGCACTGCACCCTGTACAG TTTTATCTGACTAGCCTGGGTGGGCAGCTGAAGCAGAACATGGATAAGACGGACGAGGGTTGGGTCAACTGGAAG GAGATTATGGTGAGGACGGAGGCGTACCACGAGGTGATGGGCAAGGAGGAGCTGGTGTACCTGACCTCTGACTCGCCCAACGTCTTGGCGGAGCTAGACGAGACCAAGGCCTATGTCATTGGAGGCCTTGTGGACCATAATCACCACAAG GGGATCACCTTCGAGCGGGCAAAGGAGTTGGGAATTGACCATGCGCAGCTCCCGCTGAACAGCTTTGTCAAGATGAACAGCCGTAAAGTGCTGGCGGTTAACCATG TGTTTGAGATTATGCTGAAGTACCTTGAGAAGAGGGACTGGCAGGAGGCCTTCTTTACTGTCCTGCCTCTACGTAAAGGAGCAATTCCCCTGGGCCAGGAGGGCACCGCCACAGAAGACAAGGATGGGGGCGGGGAGGAGGATTCTGACAGCGactcagacacagagacagtcaCACAAGACACCCCCAAAACACAGCGCccaaaggagagagagtggggagcACAGGATACACTGCAGTCAGAAGAGGCCCCATAA
- the LOC105022120 gene encoding tapasin-related protein, with product MKIFTILCLILNTGVGGFLQVQWLPCLLKDEHVWKNNDGHTETKYIHKDVVLQFGNSGDSFLFPDRITFMVAASKVDMRKYVEGPVDQLRCEIHRYSKGMSRVRWPSLGGTEHDIWFTCTLRHIAGLFNITSYLRITPATTMSPHQPDFHSWVTLAGKDKLRASAVMVLMTRSPSVLVGLQGKQTLHCEFAVDHKVPDLTVEWHLDPFRGRRTRLFRYSRRSGQTEGSGVAVNGIARGSASLTVPLTGRSSEGTYWCSVQVPPLNGSLAIGLHIMVPPSVSMTIEQSLIPRVVCKADRYYPLDVDIELFKETGSGELPKKLGNVSHYKHTEHSEGTFSLSAFVRLRPSPLESECGIYSCRVKHVSLPGLYIHKSKTDPGCWTWIHLTSPGLICLFAVIIIFIAVARRCY from the exons ATGAAAATCTTCACTATACTCTGTTTGATTCTAAATACAG GGGTGGGGGGATTCTTACAGGTGCAATGGCTACCCTGTCTACTGAAAGATGAGCACGTATGGAAAAATAATGACGGCCACACGGAAACTAAATACATTCACAAAGACGTGGTGCTTCAGTTTGGCAACTCAGGGGATAGCTTCTTGTTTCCTGACAGAATCACTTTCATGGTTGCAG CATCTAAGGTCGACATGAGGAAGTATGTGGAAGGTCCGGTGGATCAGCTGAGGTGCGAAATCCACAGATACAGCAAAGGGATGAGTCGTGTTCGCTGGCCCAGCCTGGGAGGGACGGAGCATGACATCTGGTTCACCTGTACACTGCGTCACATCGCGGGCCTCTTTAACATCACCTCCTACCTCAGAATCACTCCAGCCACCACCATGTCTCCCCACCAGCCAGACTTCCACAGCTGGGTCACACTGGCGGGCAAAGACAAGCTAAGAGCCTCAG CTGTGATGGTGCTCATGACCCGCTCTCCATCGGTGTTGGTGGGCCTGCAGGGGAAGCAGACCCTGCACTGTGAGTTTGCCGTGGACCACAAGGTGCCTGACCTTACAGTGGAGTGGCATCTAGACCCATTCCGCGGGCGCCGGACCAGGCTATTCCGCTACTCCAGACGCTCTGGCCAGACTGAGGGCAGTGGGGTGGCAGTGAATGGCATTGCCAGGGGGAGCGCCTCGCTGACTGTGCCCCTCACTGGGAGGAGCAGTGAAGGGACGTACTGGTGTTCGGTCCAAGTACCCCCACTCAATGGGAGTTTGGCCATTGGTTTGCACATCATGG TGCCTCCCAGTGTTTCCATGACCATAGAGCAGAGCCTGATCCCCAGGGTGGTGTGTAAGGCCGACCGCTATTATCCCCTGGACGTGGATATTGAACTTTTCAAGGAGACCGGTAGTGGTGAACTCCCTAAGAAACTGGGGAACGTCAGTCACTACAAACACACTGAGCACAGCGAAGGCACCTTTTCTCTGTCAGCCTTTGTCCGGCTGCGGCCCTCCCCTCTTGAGTCGGAGTGTGGAATATATTCCTGTAGAGTCAAACATGTCtccctgccaggcctgtacaTCCACAAGAGCAAAACGGACCCAG GGTGTTGGACTTGGATTCACCTGACTTCACCTGGATTGATATGTCTTTTTGCTGTGATCATCATTTTCATAG CTGTAGCAAGACGCTGTTATTGA
- the spata6l gene encoding spermatogenesis associated 6-like protein — protein sequence MSRKAMKVVVELQLKAVSCPGVHLTAKDDVYVSVCFLSQYYKSLCLPPVFPLLFREQMIFEKVFRYAVDPGDVAEMLECETVRVELVQLIPPVGEALACFEEDTRRFLFPEPRLVPASSGVDREVLMTRSKSFPGIAPRLEFSTRTTIGECSANTEVDSAHLRSPMRTGVPKKHPKRSRKGHMGVWSSARRASLIPRSRSLSPYKASQVDGCHDNVGRLAQLSLGSCWDLDKELSPCHMRESRLGSAHSPDPSPVMARRALTNGLAPGLPRSPSSDTDDLLDFPPGPNRRSSLADGEGSSPEPTLSPYVLCRSYGESSTQNGSRPSPQVTWEDVQQRVRGLLTSPRAMHRLAHGATDSEIDEVLARRSISPQRGPL from the exons ATGTCTCGAAAAGCAATGAAAGTCGTTGTTGAATTACAGCTCAAGGCG GTATCGTGTCCTGGGGTTCATTTGACAGCCAAGGATGACGTCTACGTCAGTGTGTGCTTCTTGAGCCAGTACTACAAGTCCTTGTGTCTTCCGCCTGTATTCCCTCTACTGTTCCGAGAGCAGATGATTTTTGAAAAG GTATTCCGCTATGCTGTTGACCCGGGAGATGTAGCAGAGATGCTGGAAT GTGAAACCGTCAGAGTTGAATTGGTACAGCTGATCCCCCCAG TGGGAGAGGCCCTGGCCTGCTTCGAGGAGGACACCAGGCGCTTCCTGTTCCCAGAGCCCAGACTGGTTCCCGCCTCCTCTGGAGTGGACAGAGAGGTGCTCATGACGCGCTCTAAGAGCTTCCCT GGCATTGCTCCAAGGTTAGAGTTCTCCACTAGAACAACTATCGGCGAGTGCTCCGCGAACACCGAGGTTGACAGCGCCCATCTCCGCTCTCCAATG AGGACAGGGGTGCCAAAAAAACACCCTAAAAGGTCCCGAAAAGGTCATATGGGAGTTTGGTCCAGTGCTCGACGGGCATCTCTGATACCCAGGTCACGCTCCCTCTCCCCATATAAAGCCAGCCAGGTGGATGGTTGTCATGACAACGTGGGGCGGCTGGCACAGCTCTCCCTGGGTTCCTGCTGGGATTTAGACAAGGAGTTATCACCCTGCCAC ATGAGGGAGTCCCGTCTTGGGTCGGCCCACTCCCCTGACCCCTCCCCGGTCATGGCCAGACGCGCCCTGACCAACGGCTTAGCCCCTGGCCTCCCGCGCTCCCCCTCCTCTGACACAGACGATCTCCTGGACTTCCCACCGGGACCAAACCGAAGAAGTTCCCTGGCTGATGGGGAGGGATCGTCCCCGGAACCTACACTCAGCCCTTACGTGCTTTGTCGCTCCTACGGAGAAAGCTCGACCCAAAACGG GTCACGCCCCAGCCCCCAGGTGACATGGGAGGACGTTCAGCAGCGTGTCCGAGGACTCCTTACGTCCCCCAGAGCGATGCATCGGCTGGCCCAT GGGGCCACAGACTCTGAGATAGATGAGGTTTTAGCCCGTAGGTCCATCTCCCCTCAGCGAGGTCCACTCTAG